A DNA window from Gasterosteus aculeatus chromosome 16, fGasAcu3.hap1.1, whole genome shotgun sequence contains the following coding sequences:
- the LOC120833649 gene encoding mitogen-activated protein kinase kinase kinase kinase 4 isoform X1 produces the protein MANESPAKSLVDIDLAALRDPAGIFELVEVVGNGTYGQVYKGRHVKTGQLAAIKVMDVTEDEEEEIKLEINMLKKYSHHRNIATYYGAFIKKSPPGHDDQLWLVMEFCGAGSITDLVKNTKGNTLKEDWIAYISREILRGLAHLHAHHVIHRDIKGQNVLLTENAEVKLVDFGVSAQLDRTVGRRNTFIGTPYWMAPEVIACDENPDATYDYRSDLWSCGITAIEMAEGAPPLCDMHPMRALFLIPRNPPPRLKSKKWSKKFFSFIEGCLVKNYTQRPPTEQLLKHPYIRDQPNERQVRIQLKDHIDRTKKKRGEKDETEYEYSGSEEEEEEASEQEGEPSSIVNVPGESTLRRDFIRLQQENKERSEALRRQQLLQEQQLREQEEYKRQLLAERQKRIEQQKEQRRRLEEQQRREREMRRQQEREQRRREQEEKRRVEEMERRRKEEEERRRAEEEKRRADREQEYIRRQLEEEQRHLEILQQQLLHEQAMLLEYKWQELEEQRQAQKLQVQLQQAHRLPLQNQNPGSNKPEPSQTAPQDVKPDSQRADLPAPAPAPASEPIREADDRYRKNIQGSPQAASTKPQLPPVPPRSESSSHPNGNPAPEVAPAVHRPVEPQVPVRTTSRSPVLPRRGSPHHHGNATHGSHAVHRPVASAAEPRLLWERVEKLVPRPTSNSGASSSSSSSSNSSSQPGSHCGSGERFRARPSSKSEGSPLQRPDGTNPEERRDLVRPNRPADLTALAKELRAVDDVRPPNKVTDYSSSSDDSDTTDEDDDEEVDQEAGEESTSGPEDSRAASSRLSNGETESVKTMIVHDEGESDAGSTPCKDGTLIVRQSSRCSSAPADSPPSPGPTRRSVRPSAVCPSFYFQSAGDGRKRPGPGPGRAPPLPGLLAGFAPSAGPGLSHRAPSPHHHHHHHHHHNNHHHHHPTQHSERNGLAGRIHHLPDLIQQSHHSSPPSSSSASNSPSSSSLASPSSMSPQSPMETLSLLIESQSSNNMQKHKSSSSFTPFIDPRLLQVSPSTGSALNNIGYGNDARLAEALRADPSRKGSVVNVNPVNTRPQSDTPEIRKYKKRFNSEILCAALWGVNLLVGTESGLMLLDRSGQGKVYPLISRRRFQQMDVLEGLNVLVTISGKKNKLRVYYLSWLRNKILHNDPEVEKKQGWTTVGDLEGCVHYNVVKYERIKFLVLALKHSVEVYAWAPKPYHKFMAFKSFGDLVHKPLLVDLTVEEGQRLKVIYGSASGFHAVDVDSGAVYDIYLPTHIQTHIQSHAIIILPNTDGIELLVCYEDEGVYVNTYGRITKDVVLQWGEMPTSVAYIRSNQIMGWGEKAIEIRSVETGHLDGVFMHKRAQRLKFLCERNDKVFFASVRSGGSSQVYFMTLGRSNLLSW, from the exons GGCCGGCACGTCAAGACGGGACAGCTGGCCGCCATCAAGGTCATGGACGTCACCGAG gacgaagaggaggagatcaaGCTGGAAATCAACATGCTGAAGAAGTACTCCCACCACAGAAACATCGCCACCTACTACGGCGCCTTCATCAAGAAGAGTCCGCCGGGCCACGACGACCAGCTGTGG ctggTGATGGAGTTCTGTGGCGCCGGGTCCATCACGGATCTGGTGAAGAACACCAAAGGCAACACGCTGAAGGAGGACTGGATCGCCTACATCTCCAGAGAGATCCTCCGG GGATTGGCTCACCTGCACGCCCATCACGTCATCCACCGAGACATCAAGGGACAGAACGTGCTGCTGACCGAGAACGCTGAGGTCAAGCTGG TGGATTTCGGCGTGAGCGCCCAGCTGGACCGGACGGTGGGGCGGAGGAACACCTTCATCGGGACGCCGTACTGGATGGCCCCCGAGGTCATCGCCTGTGACGAGAACCCCGACGCCACCTACGACTACCGG AGTGACCTCTGGTCCTGTGGAATCACGGCCATCGAGATGGCTGAGGGAGCTCCCC CTCTGTGCGACATGCATCCAATGAGAGCCCTCTTCCTCATCCCCAGGAACCCGCCCCCTCGACTCAAGTCCAAAAAGTG GTCCAAGAAGTTCTTCAGCTTCATCGAGGGCTGCCTGGTGAAGAACTACACCCAGCGGCCCCCCACCGAGCAGCTGCTGAAGCACCCGTACATCCGGGACCAGCCCAACGAGAGGCAGGTCCGCATCCAGCTCAAAGACCACATCGACCGGAccaagaagaagaggggagagaagg ATGAGACGGAGTACGAGTACAGCggcagtgaggaagaggaggaggaagcctcTGAGCAGGAAGGAGAGCCGAG CTCCATCGTCAACGTGCCGGGCGAGTCGACGCTGCGCCGCGACTTCATCCGcctgcagcaggagaacaaGGAGCGCTCGGAGGCGCTGCGccgccagcagctcctccaggagcagcagctccgCGAGCAGGAGGAGTACAAGAGGCAGCTGCTGGCCGAGAGGCAGAAGCGCAtcgagcagcagaaggagcagcggcggcggctggaggag CAACAACGGCGTGAGCGCGAGATGAGGCGCCAGCAGGAGCGCGAGCAACGCCGGCGCgagcaggaggaaaagaggcgggtggaggagatggagcgccgccgcaaagaggaggaggagcggcggagggcggaggaggagaagaggagggccgACCGGGAGCAG gagtACATCCGCcgtcagctggaggaggagcagaggcacctggagatcctgcagcagcagctgctccacgaGCAGGCCATGCTGCTG GAGTACAAATGGCAGGAGCTTGAGGAGCAGCGGCAAGCCCAGAAGCTCCAGGTTCAGCTTCAGCAGGCCCACCGCCTGCCcctccagaaccagaacccGGGTAGTAACAAGCCCGAACCCTCCCAGACCGCGCCCCAGGACGTAAAGCCAGACTCTCAACGAGCTGACCTCCcagcccccgcccccgccccggcctctgagccaatcagagag GCAGACGACCGCTACCGGAAGAACATCCAGGGCTCTCCTCAGGCGGCGTCCACCAAACCGCAGCTGCCGCCAGTGCCGCCACGCTCCGAGTCCTCCTCCCACCCCAATGGCAACCCGGCCCCGGAGGTGGCGCCCGCCGTGCACCGGCCCGTGGAACCGcag GTTCCCGTAAGGACCACGTCAAGGTCCCCGGTGTTGCCGAGGCGGGGCTCGCCTcatcaccacggcaacgccACACACGGCAGCCATGCTGTGCACCGGCCCGTCGCCAG CGCGGCCGAGCCTCGGCTGCTGTGGGAGCGAGTGGAGAAACTGGTTCCCAGGCCCACCAGTAACAGCGGAGCCTCCagttcctccagcagctccagcaacTCCAGCTCGCAGCCCGGCTCCCACTGCGGCTCTGGGGAGCGCTTCAGGGCCCGCC CCTCGTCCAAATCCGAGGGCTCGCCCCTCCAACGGCCCGACGGCACAAACCCCGAGGAGAGGCGGGACTTGGTCCGGCCGAACAGACCAGCG GACCTGACGGCTCTGGCCAAGGAGCTGCGAGCCGTGGACGATGTCCGCCCCCCCAACAAGGTGACGGATTACTCCTCCTCCAGCGATGACTCGGACACCACCGACGAAGACGACGACGAAGAGGTCGACCAGGAGGCCGGCGAGGAATCGACCTCGGGCCCCGAGGACTCCAGAGCCGC CTCGTCCCGCCTGAGTAACGGGGAGACGGAGTCGGTGAAAACCATGATCGTACACGACGAGGGCGAGAGCGACGCCGGCTCCACGCCGTGCAAAGACGGCACGCTGATCGTCAGACAG AGTAGCCGCTGTAGTTCCGCCCCAGCtgacagccccccctccccaggacCGACCCGCCGCTCAGTTAGGCCCTCGGCCGTCTGCCCCTCTTTCTACTTCCAGAGCGCAGGTGACGGCAGAAAGCGTCCGGGCCCCGGCCCGGGTcgagccccgcccctccccggCCTGCTCGCGGGCTTCGCCCCGAGCGCCGGCCCGGGTCTCAGCCACCGCGCCCCCAGcccccaccatcatcaccaccaccaccaccaccacaacaaccaccaccatcatcaccccACACAGCACTCGGAGAGGAACGGCCTCGCCGGCCGAATCCACCACCTCCCAGACCTGATCCAGCAGAGCCAccattcctcccccccctcctcctcctccgcatcaaactccccctcctcctccagcctcgcCAGCCCCTCCTCCATGTCCCCCCAGAGCCCCATGGAAACGCTCAGCCTCCTCATAGAG AGCCAGTCTAGTAACAACATGCAGAAGCacaagtcctcctcctccttcacgccGTTCATCGACCCCCGCCTCCTGCAGGTGTCTCCGTCCACCGGCAGCGCCCTCAACAACATCG GCTACGGGAACGACGCCCGGCTGGCCGAGGCGCTGAGGGCCGACCCGTCCCGTAAGGGCTCCGTGGTCAACGTAAACCCGGTGAACACGCGGCCGCAGAGCGACACGCCGGAGATCCGCAAGTACAAGAAGAGGTTCAACTCGGAGATCCTGTGCGCCGCGCTGTGGG gcgTGAACCTCCTGGTGGGGACAGAGAGCGGTCTGATGCTGTTGGATCGCAGCGGTCAGGGGAAAGTTTATCCTCTGATCAGCCGTCGGCGCTTCCAGCAGATGGACGTCCTGGAGGGACTCAACGTCCTGGTCACCAtatcag GTAAGAAGAACAAGCTCCGGGTGTACTacctgtcctggctgaggaacaAGATCCTGCACAACGACCCCGAGGTGGAGAAGAAGCAGGGCTGGACCACGGTGGGAGACCTGGAGGGCTGCGTCCACTACAACGTCG TGAAATATGAGCGGATCAAGTTCTTGGTTCTGGCTCTGAAGCACTCTGTGGAGGTCTACGCCTGGGCCCCGAAGCCCTACCACAAGTTCATGGCCTTCAAG TCTTTCGGCGACCTGGTGCACAAGCCGCTGCTGGTCGACCTGACCGTGGAGGAGGGccagaggttaaaggtcatctACGGCTCGGCCTCGGGCTTCCACGCCGTGGACGTGGACTCCGGGGCCGTCTACGACATCTACCTGCCGACGCAC atcCAGACCCACATCCAGTCCCACGCCATCATCATCCTGCCCAACACCGACGGCATCGAGCTGCTGGTGTGCTACGAGGACGAGGGCGTCTACGTCAACACCTACGGACGCATCACCAAGGACGTGGTGCTGCAGTGGGGGGAGATGCCCACCTCAGTGG CCTACATCCGCTCCAACCAGATCATGGGCTGGGGGGAGAAGGCCATCGAGATCCGCTCGGTGGAGACCGGCCACCTGGATGGCGTCTTCATGCACAAGAGGGCCCAGAGACTCAAGTTCCTCTGTGAGAGGAACGACAAG GTGTTCTTCGCCTCCGTCCGTTCTGGAGGCTCCAGCCAGGTGTACTTCATGACTCTGGGACGAAGTAACCTGCTCAGCTGGTAG
- the LOC120833649 gene encoding mitogen-activated protein kinase kinase kinase kinase 4 isoform X2 produces MANESPAKSLVDIDLAALRDPAGIFELVEVVGNGTYGQVYKGRHVKTGQLAAIKVMDVTEDEEEEIKLEINMLKKYSHHRNIATYYGAFIKKSPPGHDDQLWLVMEFCGAGSITDLVKNTKGNTLKEDWIAYISREILRGLAHLHAHHVIHRDIKGQNVLLTENAEVKLVDFGVSAQLDRTVGRRNTFIGTPYWMAPEVIACDENPDATYDYRSDLWSCGITAIEMAEGAPPLCDMHPMRALFLIPRNPPPRLKSKKWSKKFFSFIEGCLVKNYTQRPPTEQLLKHPYIRDQPNERQVRIQLKDHIDRTKKKRGEKDETEYEYSGSEEEEEEASEQEGEPSSIVNVPGESTLRRDFIRLQQENKERSEALRRQQLLQEQQLREQEEYKRQLLAERQKRIEQQKEQRRRLEEQQRREREMRRQQEREQRRREQEEKRRVEEMERRRKEEEERRRAEEEKRRADREQEYIRRQLEEEQRHLEILQQQLLHEQAMLLEYKWQELEEQRQAQKLQVQLQQAHRLPLQNQNPGSNKPEPSQTAPQDVKPDSQRADLPAPAPAPASEPIREADDRYRKNIQGSPQAASTKPQLPPVPPRSESSSHPNGNPAPEVAPAVHRPVEPQVPVRTTSRSPVLPRRGSPHHHGNATHGSHAVHRPVASAAEPRLLWERVEKLVPRPTSNSGASSSSSSSSNSSSQPGSHCGSGERFRARPSSKSEGSPLQRPDGTNPEERRDLVRPNRPADLTALAKELRAVDDVRPPNKVTDYSSSSDDSDTTDEDDDEEVDQEAGEESTSGPEDSRAASSRLSNGETESVKTMIVHDEGESDAGSTPCKDGTLIVRQSAGDGRKRPGPGPGRAPPLPGLLAGFAPSAGPGLSHRAPSPHHHHHHHHHHNNHHHHHPTQHSERNGLAGRIHHLPDLIQQSHHSSPPSSSSASNSPSSSSLASPSSMSPQSPMETLSLLIESQSSNNMQKHKSSSSFTPFIDPRLLQVSPSTGSALNNIGYGNDARLAEALRADPSRKGSVVNVNPVNTRPQSDTPEIRKYKKRFNSEILCAALWGVNLLVGTESGLMLLDRSGQGKVYPLISRRRFQQMDVLEGLNVLVTISGKKNKLRVYYLSWLRNKILHNDPEVEKKQGWTTVGDLEGCVHYNVVKYERIKFLVLALKHSVEVYAWAPKPYHKFMAFKSFGDLVHKPLLVDLTVEEGQRLKVIYGSASGFHAVDVDSGAVYDIYLPTHIQTHIQSHAIIILPNTDGIELLVCYEDEGVYVNTYGRITKDVVLQWGEMPTSVAYIRSNQIMGWGEKAIEIRSVETGHLDGVFMHKRAQRLKFLCERNDKVFFASVRSGGSSQVYFMTLGRSNLLSW; encoded by the exons GGCCGGCACGTCAAGACGGGACAGCTGGCCGCCATCAAGGTCATGGACGTCACCGAG gacgaagaggaggagatcaaGCTGGAAATCAACATGCTGAAGAAGTACTCCCACCACAGAAACATCGCCACCTACTACGGCGCCTTCATCAAGAAGAGTCCGCCGGGCCACGACGACCAGCTGTGG ctggTGATGGAGTTCTGTGGCGCCGGGTCCATCACGGATCTGGTGAAGAACACCAAAGGCAACACGCTGAAGGAGGACTGGATCGCCTACATCTCCAGAGAGATCCTCCGG GGATTGGCTCACCTGCACGCCCATCACGTCATCCACCGAGACATCAAGGGACAGAACGTGCTGCTGACCGAGAACGCTGAGGTCAAGCTGG TGGATTTCGGCGTGAGCGCCCAGCTGGACCGGACGGTGGGGCGGAGGAACACCTTCATCGGGACGCCGTACTGGATGGCCCCCGAGGTCATCGCCTGTGACGAGAACCCCGACGCCACCTACGACTACCGG AGTGACCTCTGGTCCTGTGGAATCACGGCCATCGAGATGGCTGAGGGAGCTCCCC CTCTGTGCGACATGCATCCAATGAGAGCCCTCTTCCTCATCCCCAGGAACCCGCCCCCTCGACTCAAGTCCAAAAAGTG GTCCAAGAAGTTCTTCAGCTTCATCGAGGGCTGCCTGGTGAAGAACTACACCCAGCGGCCCCCCACCGAGCAGCTGCTGAAGCACCCGTACATCCGGGACCAGCCCAACGAGAGGCAGGTCCGCATCCAGCTCAAAGACCACATCGACCGGAccaagaagaagaggggagagaagg ATGAGACGGAGTACGAGTACAGCggcagtgaggaagaggaggaggaagcctcTGAGCAGGAAGGAGAGCCGAG CTCCATCGTCAACGTGCCGGGCGAGTCGACGCTGCGCCGCGACTTCATCCGcctgcagcaggagaacaaGGAGCGCTCGGAGGCGCTGCGccgccagcagctcctccaggagcagcagctccgCGAGCAGGAGGAGTACAAGAGGCAGCTGCTGGCCGAGAGGCAGAAGCGCAtcgagcagcagaaggagcagcggcggcggctggaggag CAACAACGGCGTGAGCGCGAGATGAGGCGCCAGCAGGAGCGCGAGCAACGCCGGCGCgagcaggaggaaaagaggcgggtggaggagatggagcgccgccgcaaagaggaggaggagcggcggagggcggaggaggagaagaggagggccgACCGGGAGCAG gagtACATCCGCcgtcagctggaggaggagcagaggcacctggagatcctgcagcagcagctgctccacgaGCAGGCCATGCTGCTG GAGTACAAATGGCAGGAGCTTGAGGAGCAGCGGCAAGCCCAGAAGCTCCAGGTTCAGCTTCAGCAGGCCCACCGCCTGCCcctccagaaccagaacccGGGTAGTAACAAGCCCGAACCCTCCCAGACCGCGCCCCAGGACGTAAAGCCAGACTCTCAACGAGCTGACCTCCcagcccccgcccccgccccggcctctgagccaatcagagag GCAGACGACCGCTACCGGAAGAACATCCAGGGCTCTCCTCAGGCGGCGTCCACCAAACCGCAGCTGCCGCCAGTGCCGCCACGCTCCGAGTCCTCCTCCCACCCCAATGGCAACCCGGCCCCGGAGGTGGCGCCCGCCGTGCACCGGCCCGTGGAACCGcag GTTCCCGTAAGGACCACGTCAAGGTCCCCGGTGTTGCCGAGGCGGGGCTCGCCTcatcaccacggcaacgccACACACGGCAGCCATGCTGTGCACCGGCCCGTCGCCAG CGCGGCCGAGCCTCGGCTGCTGTGGGAGCGAGTGGAGAAACTGGTTCCCAGGCCCACCAGTAACAGCGGAGCCTCCagttcctccagcagctccagcaacTCCAGCTCGCAGCCCGGCTCCCACTGCGGCTCTGGGGAGCGCTTCAGGGCCCGCC CCTCGTCCAAATCCGAGGGCTCGCCCCTCCAACGGCCCGACGGCACAAACCCCGAGGAGAGGCGGGACTTGGTCCGGCCGAACAGACCAGCG GACCTGACGGCTCTGGCCAAGGAGCTGCGAGCCGTGGACGATGTCCGCCCCCCCAACAAGGTGACGGATTACTCCTCCTCCAGCGATGACTCGGACACCACCGACGAAGACGACGACGAAGAGGTCGACCAGGAGGCCGGCGAGGAATCGACCTCGGGCCCCGAGGACTCCAGAGCCGC CTCGTCCCGCCTGAGTAACGGGGAGACGGAGTCGGTGAAAACCATGATCGTACACGACGAGGGCGAGAGCGACGCCGGCTCCACGCCGTGCAAAGACGGCACGCTGATCGTCAGACAG AGCGCAGGTGACGGCAGAAAGCGTCCGGGCCCCGGCCCGGGTcgagccccgcccctccccggCCTGCTCGCGGGCTTCGCCCCGAGCGCCGGCCCGGGTCTCAGCCACCGCGCCCCCAGcccccaccatcatcaccaccaccaccaccaccacaacaaccaccaccatcatcaccccACACAGCACTCGGAGAGGAACGGCCTCGCCGGCCGAATCCACCACCTCCCAGACCTGATCCAGCAGAGCCAccattcctcccccccctcctcctcctccgcatcaaactccccctcctcctccagcctcgcCAGCCCCTCCTCCATGTCCCCCCAGAGCCCCATGGAAACGCTCAGCCTCCTCATAGAG AGCCAGTCTAGTAACAACATGCAGAAGCacaagtcctcctcctccttcacgccGTTCATCGACCCCCGCCTCCTGCAGGTGTCTCCGTCCACCGGCAGCGCCCTCAACAACATCG GCTACGGGAACGACGCCCGGCTGGCCGAGGCGCTGAGGGCCGACCCGTCCCGTAAGGGCTCCGTGGTCAACGTAAACCCGGTGAACACGCGGCCGCAGAGCGACACGCCGGAGATCCGCAAGTACAAGAAGAGGTTCAACTCGGAGATCCTGTGCGCCGCGCTGTGGG gcgTGAACCTCCTGGTGGGGACAGAGAGCGGTCTGATGCTGTTGGATCGCAGCGGTCAGGGGAAAGTTTATCCTCTGATCAGCCGTCGGCGCTTCCAGCAGATGGACGTCCTGGAGGGACTCAACGTCCTGGTCACCAtatcag GTAAGAAGAACAAGCTCCGGGTGTACTacctgtcctggctgaggaacaAGATCCTGCACAACGACCCCGAGGTGGAGAAGAAGCAGGGCTGGACCACGGTGGGAGACCTGGAGGGCTGCGTCCACTACAACGTCG TGAAATATGAGCGGATCAAGTTCTTGGTTCTGGCTCTGAAGCACTCTGTGGAGGTCTACGCCTGGGCCCCGAAGCCCTACCACAAGTTCATGGCCTTCAAG TCTTTCGGCGACCTGGTGCACAAGCCGCTGCTGGTCGACCTGACCGTGGAGGAGGGccagaggttaaaggtcatctACGGCTCGGCCTCGGGCTTCCACGCCGTGGACGTGGACTCCGGGGCCGTCTACGACATCTACCTGCCGACGCAC atcCAGACCCACATCCAGTCCCACGCCATCATCATCCTGCCCAACACCGACGGCATCGAGCTGCTGGTGTGCTACGAGGACGAGGGCGTCTACGTCAACACCTACGGACGCATCACCAAGGACGTGGTGCTGCAGTGGGGGGAGATGCCCACCTCAGTGG CCTACATCCGCTCCAACCAGATCATGGGCTGGGGGGAGAAGGCCATCGAGATCCGCTCGGTGGAGACCGGCCACCTGGATGGCGTCTTCATGCACAAGAGGGCCCAGAGACTCAAGTTCCTCTGTGAGAGGAACGACAAG GTGTTCTTCGCCTCCGTCCGTTCTGGAGGCTCCAGCCAGGTGTACTTCATGACTCTGGGACGAAGTAACCTGCTCAGCTGGTAG